A window of the Triticum urartu cultivar G1812 unplaced genomic scaffold, Tu2.1 TuUngrouped_contig_6208, whole genome shotgun sequence genome harbors these coding sequences:
- the LOC125530293 gene encoding THO complex subunit 4D-like: MEAALNMSLDDMIKNRSGRGRGRGRGQRVGRGRGDGQRSGRGDGQRLGRGLGRGRGAGTFRGRGVPYQRPLGVNTRSSSYAIAKSFNKTKDFAWTHDRFEDSMVAAGLPGIETGTKLYVSNLHYGVTKEDLQELFSEMGHLKNCIVHYDNNRHPTGSAEVIFTRRSEAVQALKRYNNVRLDGKEMKIEMIGANLGLAAAPAPRVNVVSGARGRGQREVVMSHPNGFGRGATDSSSFLPGWKRNNGFAQRGGSVRGRGRGRGRSTFGRGRGRGVYVRKGLVKSADQLDKELDTYHSGAMNVD; encoded by the exons ATGGAGGCAGCTTTGAATATGTCACTTGATGATATGATTAAGAACAGAAGTGGGAGGGGAAGAGGAAGGGGAAGGGGACAGAGGGTTGGTCGAGGCCGAGGTGATGGCCAAAGGTCAGGCAGAGGTGATGGCCAAAGGCTAGGCCGTGGTTTAGGCCGTGGACGCGGTGCTGGAACCTTCCGTGGAAGGGGAGTGCCTTACCAAAGGCCACTTGGTGTCAATACTCGCTCGTCATCGTATGCTATTGCCAAG TCATTcaacaaaacaaaggattttgCATGGACACATGATCGGTTTGAGGATAGCATGGTGGCTGCTGGACTTCCTGGGATAGAAACTGGTACCAAGCTGTATGTTTCAAACTTGCACTACGGAGTGACAAAGGAAGATTTACAG GAACTTTTCTCTGAAATGGGTCATTTGAAGAACTGCATTGTTCATTATGACAATAATAGACACCCAACT GGTTCAGCTGAGGTGATATTCACTAGGAGGAGTGAAGCTGTTCAAGCATTGAAACGATATAATAATGTACGCCTTGATGGGAAAGAAATGAAGATCGAAATGATTGGAGCAAATTTGGGTTTGGCTGCTGCTCCTGCACCTCGTGTTAATGTTGTTTCAGGCGCAAGAGGAAGAGGACAGAGAGAAGTTGTGAT GTCCCATCCAAATGGGTTTGGTCGAGGTGCAACTGACTCGTCTAGTTTCCTTCCTGG GTGGAAGCGCAACAACGGCTTTGCTCAAAGAGGAGGATCGGTCCGTGGGCGTGGCCGTGGCCGTGGCCGTAGCACCTTTGGTCGAGGTCGTGGACGTGGCGTCTATGTACGGAAGGGGTTGGTGAAATCGGCTGACCAATTGGACAAGGAGCTGGACACCTATCATTCTGGAGCAATGAATGTTGACTAA